ACCACAAAACGGTCTGCCAAAAACTGGTTTGCTTTTGCATCGTATAATTGTTCGGTAACTTCTTCAATAAAATCGCCTTTATCATATAAAGTTCTGAAAAATTCAGAAGCAGTATCGTGATGTATTTTTGCCGAAGTTCTTGAATAATTGTTGAATGAAATTCCGAAATCAGCAAATGATTTGCGAATAATTCCGTCGTATTTATCGATAACTTCTTGTGGTGTAATTCCTTCTTTTTTAGCTTTCATCGAAATAGCAACACCGTGTTCATCGCTTCCGCATAAAAATGCAACATCATTTCCTTGCAGGCGAAGGTATCTCGAATATATATCAGCAGGCACGTAAACCCCCGCCAAATGTCCAATATGGATTGGTCCATTTGTGTAAGGCAATGCCGCCGTAATGGTATATCTTTTTGGATTCTGTATCATCTTTCAAAATTATTGAGTGCAAAAATAAGCAATAGAATTGAAATTTCGTTATTACGCAGAGATTCACTAAGAAAAAGGGCAGAGATTCGCTAAGATTTTTTTGATTTTAGTTCTCGCAAAGATGCGAAGGCGCAAAGTTTTTTGTTTTAAACTAGTAATAAATCGTTCCTATGGAACTTTTTTTCTGGCGACATTTTACAACGGATTAAAATCCGTTGCTACAATATCTTTCGAGCCAACGGCTCTTTTACAAAAATTCCGTAGGAATGATTTATTTTGTAGCAACGGATTTTAATCCGTTGTAAACGAAACGTTATCAAGATGAGTTCCGTAGGAACGATTCATATAAAATAGAACCAGTTTAAACTAGCCTTTGCAGTAAAATCTTCAGGATTTATTTCGCAATCTTTGCGTTCGAAAAAACAAAATTTATGAGCAAGACTAAATTAATCATCAATAAAAACGGATCAATCAAAATTGAAGGTGATTTTGAAATCATGGATCCAGAAGGAGCGCTTTACGGTTTACAAGGAAGATCTGCACTAGGACTTTGCCGTTGCGGATTATCTAACAACAAACCATTTTGTGATGGCGGACACAGAAACAACTTCGAACATGATTCTGTAGCGTTTGATTTACCTCCAATGAAAACGAACTAATCACATTTGTGATAGATATAAAAAAAGCGACATTTTAAAAATGCCGCTTTTTTATTCGAATTATTTTCCAAAGTATTTAGATAATCGGAGTTGAATTTTATCTTGATTCTCTGGGAATGACGCTTTAGGATGTTTTTTCCAATAATCAATTCCTTGTTCT
This is a stretch of genomic DNA from Flavobacterium endoglycinae. It encodes these proteins:
- a CDS encoding CDGSH iron-sulfur domain-containing protein — translated: MSKTKLIINKNGSIKIEGDFEIMDPEGALYGLQGRSALGLCRCGLSNNKPFCDGGHRNNFEHDSVAFDLPPMKTN